In Aquimarina sp. TRL1, a single window of DNA contains:
- a CDS encoding lysophospholipid acyltransferase family protein: protein MFPLLLLFTSRDQWYPYFFVLARFWAKIVLYGTGFFPKVTREATIDRKKSYMFIANHTSMADIMLMLYCVKNPFVFVGKKELVKIPVFGFFYKRTCILVDRGSQKSRKEVFVQAQARLQSGISICIFPEGGVPDDERVILDVFKDGAFRLAIDHKIPILPLTFFDNKKRFSYTFFSGSPGVMRAVVHKEIPTNTLSLEDKKVLKEASRSVILHALESDQKSLLGGTV from the coding sequence ATGTTTCCTTTATTATTATTGTTTACTTCCCGGGATCAGTGGTATCCTTATTTTTTTGTTTTGGCTAGATTTTGGGCAAAAATTGTACTTTATGGAACAGGTTTTTTTCCTAAGGTAACCAGAGAAGCTACCATCGATAGAAAGAAAAGCTATATGTTTATAGCCAATCATACTTCTATGGCTGATATTATGTTGATGTTGTATTGTGTGAAGAATCCTTTTGTTTTTGTAGGAAAAAAAGAATTGGTGAAAATTCCTGTATTTGGTTTTTTTTATAAGAGGACTTGCATTTTGGTGGATAGAGGTAGTCAGAAAAGCAGGAAAGAAGTTTTTGTTCAGGCGCAGGCACGATTGCAGTCTGGAATTAGTATTTGTATTTTTCCTGAAGGAGGAGTGCCTGATGATGAGCGTGTAATATTGGACGTGTTTAAAGATGGGGCTTTTCGATTGGCAATTGATCACAAGATTCCGATATTACCATTGACATTTTTTGATAATAAGAAACGATTTTCTTATACGTTTTTTAGCGGGTCACCAGGGGTGATGCGAGCTGTTGTTCATAAAGAAATTCCTACGAACACTCTTTCTTTAGAAGATAAGAAAGTATTAAAAGAAGCTTCCAGATCAGTAATCCTACATGCTTTGGAGAGTGACCAGAAAAGCCTGTTGGGGGGTACTGTTTAA